From a single Nostoc edaphicum CCNP1411 genomic region:
- a CDS encoding NAD(P)H-quinone oxidoreductase subunit N, with translation MALITTGNGLIRDLEKFGALGVYVPLEGGYEGRYQRRLRAAGYTTLHITAKGLGDVAAYLTRVHGVRPPHLGKKSTGSGAAVGQVYYLPPILNSHLEQLPPKSKGLVLWIIEGHILSNEELEYLTNLPQLEPRVKVVIEIGGDRAFRWTSLEKTLLAS, from the coding sequence ATGGCACTAATTACCACTGGCAATGGTTTAATCCGCGATCTGGAAAAATTTGGCGCTCTTGGAGTGTATGTACCTCTGGAAGGGGGTTATGAAGGTCGATATCAGCGCCGACTACGGGCTGCTGGCTATACCACCCTTCACATTACCGCTAAGGGACTGGGTGACGTAGCTGCGTATCTCACAAGAGTTCATGGAGTCAGACCTCCTCATCTTGGTAAAAAAAGTACTGGTAGCGGTGCAGCAGTAGGTCAAGTCTACTATCTACCCCCAATTCTCAATTCTCATCTAGAACAGTTACCACCAAAGTCAAAGGGGCTGGTCTTGTGGATTATTGAAGGGCATATTCTTTCCAATGAGGAACTTGAATATTTAACGAATTTGCCTCAACTAGAACCACGAGTGAAAGTAGTCATTGAGATAGGTGGCGATCGCGCTTTCCGTTGGACTTCTCTAGAAAAAACTCTGTTAGCTAGCTAA
- the rplC gene encoding 50S ribosomal protein L3 translates to MSVGILGTKLGMTQIFDEAGVAIPVTVIQAGPCTVTQVKTKQTDGYFAIQVGYGEVKPKALNRPLLGHLAKSSAPALRHLNEYHTDSSSDYALGQEIKADIFSAGQIVDVIGTSIGRGFAGNQKRNNFARGPMSHGSKNHRAPGSIGAGTTPGRVYPGKRMAGRLGGKRITIRKLTIVRVDAERNLLLIKGAIPGKPGALVSVVPAKVVG, encoded by the coding sequence GTGTCTGTAGGTATTCTCGGCACCAAGCTGGGCATGACCCAAATATTTGACGAAGCAGGAGTAGCTATTCCTGTGACTGTCATTCAAGCAGGGCCATGCACCGTTACACAAGTTAAAACGAAACAAACCGACGGTTACTTTGCCATTCAAGTTGGTTATGGCGAAGTCAAACCCAAGGCACTAAACAGACCACTACTGGGTCATTTGGCTAAATCATCTGCCCCAGCATTGCGTCACTTAAATGAATATCACACCGATAGCTCTAGTGACTATGCTTTAGGTCAAGAGATTAAAGCAGATATTTTTAGTGCAGGTCAAATTGTCGATGTCATCGGCACAAGCATCGGTCGCGGCTTTGCGGGAAACCAGAAACGCAACAACTTTGCTCGTGGGCCTATGTCACACGGTTCCAAAAACCACAGAGCGCCAGGTTCTATTGGTGCTGGTACAACACCAGGTCGTGTCTATCCAGGTAAGCGGATGGCAGGGCGTTTAGGTGGTAAACGTATTACAATCCGCAAACTGACCATAGTAAGAGTTGACGCAGAACGCAACTTATTGCTAATTAAGGGAGCTATTCCTGGTAAACCAGGTGCCTTAGTAAGTGTTGTGCCTGCAAAAGTAGTGGGATAG
- the rplD gene encoding 50S ribosomal protein L4 produces MVESVVKNWQGEQVGETTFELRVAKEETASHIVHRALVRQLTNARQGNASTKTRAEVRGGGRKPWRQKGTGRARAGSIRSPLWRGGGVIFGPKPRDFNLKLNRKERRLALRTAFVSRIDDLIVVEEFSTELSRPKTKELVAALARWGVVPESKALLILSEIADTDNVYLSARNIENLKLIAADQLNVFDLLHADKIVVTASALEKIQEVYSA; encoded by the coding sequence ATGGTTGAAAGCGTAGTTAAAAATTGGCAAGGAGAACAGGTCGGTGAGACGACCTTCGAGTTGCGCGTTGCCAAAGAAGAAACAGCGTCTCATATTGTGCACCGCGCCTTAGTACGGCAATTGACCAATGCTCGTCAAGGAAATGCCAGTACAAAAACTCGTGCTGAAGTCAGAGGTGGCGGACGCAAACCTTGGCGACAAAAAGGTACTGGTCGCGCTCGTGCAGGGTCTATTCGTTCACCATTGTGGCGTGGTGGTGGTGTGATCTTTGGGCCAAAACCCAGAGACTTCAACCTCAAATTGAACCGCAAAGAGCGACGTTTGGCACTGCGGACAGCATTTGTGAGCCGCATTGACGACTTGATAGTAGTAGAAGAATTTAGCACCGAGCTATCTCGCCCCAAGACTAAAGAATTAGTAGCAGCGCTTGCCCGTTGGGGAGTAGTACCAGAAAGCAAGGCACTGTTAATTTTGTCTGAGATTGCGGATACAGATAACGTTTATTTGTCAGCCCGCAACATTGAAAATTTAAAACTAATTGCAGCCGACCAGCTAAATGTTTTTGATTTACTGCACGCTGACAAAATTGTAGTTACGGCATCAGCCCTAGAAAAAATTCAGGAGGTCTACAGTGCCTAG
- a CDS encoding 50S ribosomal protein L23, whose amino-acid sequence MPSFDPRDLADLVRRPIVTEKATILMEQNKYTFEVIPKASKPEIKAAIEDLFQVKVVKVNTTLPPRKKRRVGKFIGYKPQYKRAIVTVAPGDEDKIRQVLFPEV is encoded by the coding sequence GTGCCTAGCTTTGACCCCCGCGACCTTGCTGACTTAGTGCGTCGCCCAATCGTCACCGAGAAAGCGACCATCTTGATGGAGCAAAATAAGTACACCTTTGAAGTAATTCCAAAGGCATCTAAGCCAGAAATCAAGGCTGCGATCGAAGACTTATTTCAGGTCAAGGTTGTAAAAGTCAACACCACACTACCACCGCGTAAAAAGCGGCGCGTTGGTAAATTTATTGGTTATAAGCCCCAATATAAGCGAGCCATTGTTACCGTCGCACCTGGGGATGAAGACAAGATTAGACAAGTTCTATTCCCAGAAGTCTAA
- the rplB gene encoding 50S ribosomal protein L2, whose translation MGTRSYRPYTPSTRQVTISDFAEITRAEPEKSLTTSKHRAKGRNNHGRITSRRRGGGHKQLYRIIDFKRDKHNIPAKVAAIEYDPNRNARIALLYYQDGEKRYILHPNGLKVGTIIVSGPDSPFEDGNALPLWKIPLGTSVHNVEFTPGKGGQIVRAAGASAQVVAKEGNYVTLKLPSGEVRLIRRECYATIGQVGNTDARNLSAGKAGRNRWKGRRPKVRGSVMNPVDHPHGGGEGRAPIGRSGPVTPWGKPTLGAKTRNRKKLSSKLIVRRRRKSSKRGRGGRES comes from the coding sequence ATGGGTACTCGTTCTTATCGCCCTTATACCCCCAGCACTCGCCAAGTTACAATCTCTGACTTTGCGGAAATTACTAGAGCCGAGCCAGAAAAATCCCTAACAACCTCAAAGCATCGCGCTAAAGGTCGGAATAATCACGGACGGATTACTAGTCGTCGCCGGGGTGGCGGACATAAACAGCTTTATCGGATCATCGATTTTAAAAGGGATAAACATAATATTCCCGCCAAAGTCGCAGCAATTGAATACGATCCTAACCGGAATGCCAGAATTGCCCTTTTGTATTACCAAGACGGCGAAAAACGGTACATCCTTCACCCCAACGGGTTGAAAGTTGGAACAATAATTGTTTCTGGACCTGATTCTCCCTTTGAAGATGGTAATGCCTTACCGCTCTGGAAGATTCCTTTAGGTACTAGTGTTCACAACGTAGAATTCACTCCTGGTAAAGGTGGTCAAATTGTCCGTGCTGCTGGTGCTAGCGCCCAAGTCGTGGCAAAAGAAGGTAATTATGTAACTCTCAAGTTGCCTTCAGGAGAAGTCCGCTTGATTCGGCGCGAGTGCTACGCCACCATTGGGCAAGTAGGCAACACCGACGCGAGAAACCTGAGTGCAGGTAAAGCCGGACGAAATCGCTGGAAAGGTCGCCGTCCTAAGGTTAGAGGTAGCGTCATGAACCCAGTGGATCACCCACATGGTGGTGGTGAAGGTAGAGCGCCTATCGGTAGATCAGGGCCTGTAACACCTTGGGGTAAACCCACATTGGGTGCGAAGACACGCAATCGCAAGAAACTTAGCAGCAAGTTGATTGTGCGTCGTCGTCGTAAGTCTTCTAAACGCGGTCGCGGTGGTCGTGAATCTTAA
- the rpsS gene encoding 30S ribosomal protein S19: MGRSLKKGPFVADHLLKKIEKLNDNNRKEVIKTWSRASTILPLMVGHTIAVHNGRQHVPVFVNEQMVGHKLGEFAPTRTYRGHGKSDKKAGR, from the coding sequence ATGGGTCGTTCTCTAAAAAAAGGTCCCTTCGTTGCGGATCATCTCCTAAAAAAAATTGAAAAGCTCAACGACAACAACAGAAAAGAAGTTATTAAAACTTGGTCACGAGCTTCGACAATTTTGCCCCTAATGGTAGGTCACACGATCGCTGTTCACAACGGACGCCAACACGTTCCAGTTTTTGTAAATGAACAGATGGTAGGACACAAATTGGGTGAATTTGCCCCAACACGCACCTACAGGGGTCATGGAAAAAGCGACAAAAAAGCGGGTAGGTAG
- the rplV gene encoding 50S ribosomal protein L22, with protein sequence MATNTTEVKAIARFIRISAYKVRRVLDQIRGRSYREALIILEFMPYRATEPILKVLRSAAANAEHNAGLDRAQLVITQAYADQGPPLKRFQPRAQGRAYQIRKPTCHITVAVAAAPEK encoded by the coding sequence ATGGCTACTAATACTACTGAAGTAAAAGCGATCGCTCGTTTTATCCGCATCTCGGCCTACAAGGTGCGTCGAGTACTCGATCAAATCCGCGGACGATCTTACCGAGAAGCGTTAATCATCCTGGAATTCATGCCCTATCGCGCCACTGAACCCATCTTGAAGGTTCTCAGAAGCGCTGCTGCCAATGCCGAACACAACGCTGGGTTAGATCGGGCTCAACTAGTGATTACTCAGGCTTATGCCGATCAAGGGCCGCCATTGAAGCGGTTCCAGCCAAGAGCGCAAGGTCGAGCTTACCAAATTCGCAAGCCGACGTGTCATATTACTGTGGCCGTTGCAGCCGCCCCAGAAAAATAA
- the rpsC gene encoding 30S ribosomal protein S3 — protein sequence MGQKIHPVGFRLGITHEHQSRWFAVPDRYPELLQEDYKLRQYIEQKLGRQAQNNAGISEVRIERKADQIDLEVRTARPGVVVGRGGQGIESLRTGLQGLLGSNRQIRINVVEVQRVDADAYLIAEYIAQQLERRVSFRRVVRQSIQRAQRAGVQGIKIQVSGRLNGAEIARTEWTREGRVPLHTLRADIDYSYCTAKTVYGILGIKVWVFKGEIIPGQEPDPLPPASRDRERDPRDRDREPRRRQQQRRRQQFEDRSNEG from the coding sequence GTGGGACAGAAGATTCATCCAGTTGGTTTTCGCCTGGGTATTACACATGAACATCAATCCCGTTGGTTTGCTGTTCCTGACCGCTATCCAGAACTTCTACAAGAAGATTACAAACTCCGTCAATATATAGAACAAAAGCTGGGTAGACAGGCTCAAAACAACGCCGGAATTTCCGAAGTACGGATTGAGCGCAAAGCCGACCAAATCGACTTAGAAGTACGCACAGCTAGACCTGGGGTAGTAGTGGGTCGTGGTGGACAAGGTATAGAATCCTTACGTACCGGACTCCAAGGACTGTTGGGTAGCAATCGTCAAATCCGCATTAACGTAGTTGAAGTTCAACGAGTTGATGCTGATGCCTACCTGATTGCCGAATACATTGCTCAACAATTGGAACGTCGGGTTTCCTTTCGGCGGGTAGTGCGGCAATCGATTCAACGTGCCCAACGGGCGGGTGTCCAAGGTATTAAAATCCAAGTTAGCGGTCGCCTCAACGGTGCAGAAATTGCCCGGACAGAGTGGACTCGTGAAGGTAGAGTACCTTTACATACCTTACGGGCTGACATTGACTACTCTTATTGCACAGCAAAAACTGTTTACGGCATTTTGGGTATCAAAGTATGGGTGTTTAAGGGAGAAATTATTCCTGGACAGGAACCAGATCCATTACCACCAGCAAGCCGCGATCGCGAACGTGACCCCCGCGATCGCGATCGCGAACCCCGCCGCCGTCAACAACAACGTCGTCGCCAGCAATTTGAAGACCGCTCAAATGAAGGATAA
- the rplP gene encoding 50S ribosomal protein L16, translating into MLSPRRTKFRKQQRGRMEGLATRGSTLNFGDFALQAQEPAWITSRQIEASRRAMTRYIRRGGQIWIRIFPDKPVTMRPAETRMGSGKGNPEFWVAVVKPGRILFEIGGVSEEIAREAMRLASFKLPIKTKFIVRSQPQEQE; encoded by the coding sequence ATGTTAAGCCCTAGAAGAACTAAATTCCGCAAACAACAGCGGGGACGGATGGAAGGACTAGCCACCCGTGGTAGTACCCTCAACTTCGGTGATTTTGCACTCCAAGCTCAAGAACCTGCTTGGATTACCTCGCGTCAAATCGAGGCTTCCCGTCGGGCAATGACTCGTTATATTCGTCGGGGTGGACAAATCTGGATTCGGATTTTCCCTGATAAACCTGTAACCATGCGTCCTGCTGAAACCCGGATGGGTTCCGGTAAAGGTAATCCAGAGTTTTGGGTAGCTGTAGTCAAGCCAGGACGAATTTTGTTTGAAATCGGTGGGGTTTCTGAAGAAATCGCCCGTGAAGCGATGCGTTTGGCTTCATTTAAACTGCCCATCAAAACTAAATTTATTGTGCGCTCTCAACCACAGGAGCAGGAGTAG
- the rpmC gene encoding 50S ribosomal protein L29: MPLPKISEARELSDEKLSDEIVAIKRQLFQLRLQKATRQLEKPHQFRQMRHRLAQLLTLETERKRAASQSAKEEK, encoded by the coding sequence ATGCCTCTTCCCAAGATTTCAGAAGCTAGAGAATTAAGCGACGAGAAGCTCTCTGATGAAATTGTCGCGATCAAAAGACAACTATTTCAGTTGCGCTTGCAAAAAGCCACCAGACAATTAGAAAAGCCCCACCAGTTCCGACAAATGCGCCACCGCCTAGCCCAATTGCTGACGCTAGAAACAGAACGCAAACGGGCAGCAAGTCAATCGGCTAAAGAAGAAAAGTAG
- the rpsQ gene encoding 30S ribosomal protein S17, which translates to MAVKERVGLVVSDKMQKTVVVAIENRAPHPKYGKIVVNTQRYKVHDEENKCKVGDRVRIQETRPLSKTKRWKITEVLNVKPA; encoded by the coding sequence ATGGCAGTTAAAGAACGAGTTGGCTTGGTAGTGAGCGATAAAATGCAAAAAACTGTGGTAGTTGCCATAGAAAACCGCGCTCCTCACCCCAAGTACGGCAAGATTGTGGTTAACACCCAACGATATAAAGTTCACGACGAAGAAAATAAGTGTAAAGTAGGCGATCGCGTTCGCATTCAGGAAACTAGACCCCTGAGTAAAACCAAGCGCTGGAAAATCACAGAAGTCCTGAACGTCAAGCCTGCTTAA
- the rplN gene encoding 50S ribosomal protein L14, with protein MIQPQTYLNVADNSGARKLMCIRILGGGNRRYGFIGDKIIAVVKDATPNMAVKKSDVVEAVIVRTRKAVSRDSGMSIRFDDNAAVIINKDGNPRGTRVFGPVARELRDKNFTKIVSLAPEVL; from the coding sequence GTGATTCAACCCCAGACTTACCTGAATGTCGCAGATAATAGCGGCGCCCGCAAACTAATGTGCATCCGCATCTTAGGCGGAGGCAATCGTCGTTATGGTTTTATCGGCGATAAAATTATCGCCGTTGTCAAAGATGCTACACCCAACATGGCTGTCAAAAAGTCTGATGTTGTGGAAGCAGTAATTGTCCGGACTCGTAAAGCTGTATCTCGTGACAGCGGTATGAGCATTCGCTTTGATGATAACGCCGCTGTGATCATCAACAAAGACGGTAATCCCAGAGGCACACGGGTTTTTGGCCCAGTTGCACGGGAACTGCGCGATAAAAACTTTACCAAAATTGTTTCTCTGGCTCCGGAGGTGCTTTAA
- the rplX gene encoding 50S ribosomal protein L24 has protein sequence MASKQGTPKVFHKMHVKTGDTVQVIAGKDKGKVGEIIQALPQLSKVIIKGVNIKTKHVKPQQEGESGRIITQEFPIHSSNVMLYSTKQNVASRVGYTFTSEGKKVRKLKKTGEILDK, from the coding sequence ATGGCAAGCAAACAGGGTACGCCCAAAGTATTCCACAAAATGCATGTCAAAACTGGCGACACAGTACAAGTGATTGCTGGCAAAGACAAAGGAAAAGTTGGTGAAATTATTCAAGCATTGCCCCAACTGAGTAAAGTCATCATCAAAGGTGTCAACATTAAAACCAAGCACGTCAAACCCCAGCAAGAAGGGGAATCAGGGCGAATTATTACCCAAGAATTCCCGATTCATAGCTCTAACGTGATGCTTTATTCCACCAAGCAAAACGTTGCCAGTCGTGTTGGTTACACCTTTACCTCAGAAGGCAAAAAAGTCAGAAAACTCAAGAAAACTGGCGAAATTCTAGATAAATAG
- the rplE gene encoding 50S ribosomal protein L5 yields the protein MPTTRLKTLYQETIVPKLINQFQYTNVHEVPKLVKVTINRGLGEAAQNAKSLEASINEIALVTGQKPVVTRAKKAIAGFKIRQGMPVGIMVTLRAERMYAFFDRLVSLSLPRIRDFRGVSPKSFDGRGNYTLGVREQLIFPEVEYDSIDQVRGMDISIITTAKNDEEGRALLKELGMPFRDQ from the coding sequence ATGCCGACAACAAGACTCAAAACCTTATATCAAGAGACAATCGTCCCCAAACTGATTAATCAGTTTCAATATACCAACGTTCATGAAGTACCGAAGTTGGTAAAGGTTACGATTAACCGAGGTTTGGGTGAAGCAGCTCAAAATGCGAAGTCACTAGAGGCATCCATCAACGAAATTGCCTTAGTAACAGGTCAAAAACCAGTGGTGACACGGGCGAAAAAGGCGATCGCTGGCTTTAAGATTCGTCAGGGGATGCCTGTGGGGATCATGGTTACCCTCAGAGCCGAACGGATGTATGCCTTTTTCGACAGACTAGTTAGCCTGTCATTACCCAGAATTCGAGATTTTCGCGGCGTTAGCCCTAAAAGCTTTGACGGACGCGGTAACTATACTCTGGGTGTCAGAGAACAGCTAATTTTTCCAGAAGTCGAATACGACAGCATCGATCAAGTACGTGGGATGGATATTTCCATCATCACCACAGCAAAAAACGACGAAGAGGGACGCGCCTTACTTAAAGAATTAGGAATGCCCTTTCGCGATCAATAA
- the rpsH gene encoding 30S ribosomal protein S8, with protein sequence MAANDTIADMLTRIRNANLARHQTTQVPATKMTRSIAKVLREEGFIAEIEEAEEGVKHNLVISLKYKGKNRQPLITALKRVSKPGLRVYSNKKELPRVLGGIGIAIISTSSGIMTDREARRQNLGGEVLCYVW encoded by the coding sequence ATGGCGGCTAACGACACAATTGCAGATATGCTGACGCGCATCCGCAATGCCAACCTGGCGCGGCATCAAACTACACAAGTGCCAGCGACAAAAATGACCCGGAGCATTGCCAAAGTGCTACGGGAGGAAGGCTTTATTGCTGAAATCGAAGAAGCAGAAGAAGGGGTAAAACACAATCTGGTGATTTCCCTGAAATACAAGGGTAAAAACCGTCAGCCTCTGATCACCGCCTTAAAGCGGGTCAGTAAGCCTGGCTTGCGTGTTTACTCCAATAAAAAAGAATTACCAAGGGTACTAGGCGGCATTGGCATTGCCATTATTTCTACATCCAGTGGTATTATGACTGACCGCGAAGCGCGGCGTCAGAACTTGGGTGGCGAAGTGCTTTGTTACGTTTGGTAG
- the rplF gene encoding 50S ribosomal protein L6, translating to MSRIGKRPITIPAKVEVAIDGTKIVVKGPKGELSRTLTPNVSISQEGEILQVNRRDETRTSKQLHGLSRTLVANMVEGVSLGFQRRLEIQGVGYRAQLQGRNLVLNMGYSHQVQIEPPEGIQFAVEGTTNVIVSGYDKEIVGNTAAKIRAVRPPEPYKGKGIRYAGEVVRRKAGKTGKGGKK from the coding sequence ATGTCTCGTATTGGTAAACGTCCAATTACTATTCCCGCCAAAGTTGAAGTGGCGATCGATGGTACAAAAATTGTGGTGAAAGGTCCGAAAGGAGAACTTTCTCGCACTCTCACACCTAATGTCTCAATCTCCCAAGAGGGAGAAATATTACAAGTAAATCGCCGGGATGAAACTCGTACCTCAAAGCAACTGCACGGCTTGAGCCGGACTTTAGTTGCCAACATGGTCGAGGGAGTATCCCTTGGTTTTCAGCGCCGTTTGGAAATTCAAGGTGTTGGTTACAGGGCACAACTTCAAGGGCGTAACCTAGTTTTAAATATGGGTTACAGCCATCAAGTGCAAATTGAACCACCAGAAGGAATTCAGTTTGCTGTAGAAGGTACCACTAACGTCATTGTCAGTGGCTATGACAAAGAAATCGTAGGTAACACAGCCGCCAAAATTCGTGCTGTTCGTCCACCAGAACCTTATAAAGGTAAAGGCATTCGCTATGCCGGTGAAGTGGTCAGACGGAAAGCTGGTAAGACTGGTAAGGGTGGTAAGAAGTAG
- the rplR gene encoding 50S ribosomal protein L18, translated as MKLTRRESKNRRHRRVRGKVIGSPERPRLAVFRSNEHIYAQLIDDTQHQTIVSASTVEPDLKSSLASGANRDASAQVGKLIAVRSLEKGITKVVFDRGGNLYHGRVKALADAAREAGLDF; from the coding sequence ATGAAACTTACTCGTAGAGAATCAAAAAATCGTCGTCATCGACGCGTTCGTGGCAAAGTTATTGGCTCCCCAGAACGTCCGCGTTTAGCGGTATTTCGTTCTAATGAGCATATTTATGCCCAGTTAATTGATGATACTCAGCATCAAACCATCGTGTCCGCATCGACCGTAGAACCAGATTTGAAATCTAGTTTAGCGTCAGGTGCAAACCGCGACGCATCGGCGCAAGTTGGCAAGTTGATCGCAGTGCGATCGCTAGAAAAAGGCATCACCAAGGTAGTCTTTGATCGCGGTGGTAACTTATATCATGGTCGTGTCAAAGCACTAGCTGATGCAGCACGCGAAGCTGGTTTAGATTTCTAA
- the rpsE gene encoding 30S ribosomal protein S5, with protein sequence MATERKSRTKRAKKEETTWQERVIQIRRVSKVVKGGKKLSFRAIVVVGNERGQVGVGVGKASDVIGAVKKGVADGKKHLIDIPITKSNSIPHPIDGVGGGAKVIMRPAAPGTGVIAGGAVRTVLELAGVRNVLAKQLGSNNPLNNARAAVNALSTLRTLSEVAEDRGIPIQNLYI encoded by the coding sequence ATGGCAACAGAGCGTAAAAGTAGAACAAAGCGTGCCAAAAAAGAAGAAACCACTTGGCAAGAGCGGGTTATCCAAATCCGCCGCGTAAGTAAAGTGGTCAAAGGTGGTAAAAAACTCAGCTTCCGAGCGATCGTTGTCGTTGGTAACGAGCGCGGTCAGGTTGGAGTTGGAGTAGGCAAAGCTTCAGATGTAATAGGTGCCGTCAAAAAAGGCGTAGCTGACGGCAAAAAACACCTCATTGATATCCCAATCACCAAATCCAACTCCATCCCCCATCCCATAGATGGTGTCGGTGGCGGTGCAAAAGTGATTATGCGTCCAGCCGCACCCGGTACTGGGGTAATTGCGGGTGGTGCTGTGCGAACGGTGTTGGAATTAGCAGGAGTTCGTAACGTTTTAGCCAAGCAACTAGGCTCAAACAATCCGCTCAATAATGCTAGAGCCGCAGTTAATGCCTTATCTACACTGCGTACCCTTTCTGAAGTCGCCGAAGATCGCGGTATTCCTATTCAAAATCTCTACATCTAA
- the rplO gene encoding 50S ribosomal protein L15, with the protein MRLHDVKPQKGSKKRKKRVARGISAGQGASAGLGMRGQKSRSGSGTRPGFEGGQQPLYRRLPKLKGFPIVNQKIYTTINVEKLASLPANTEVTLTSLKAAGILTAVKGPLKVLGNGELSIPLKVQAAAFTVSARSKIEAAGGSCEVL; encoded by the coding sequence ATGAGACTCCATGATGTTAAGCCGCAAAAAGGCTCAAAGAAACGCAAGAAGCGTGTAGCTAGAGGTATTTCTGCCGGACAAGGTGCCAGTGCTGGTCTAGGTATGCGGGGTCAAAAATCTCGTTCTGGTAGTGGTACCCGACCAGGTTTTGAAGGTGGTCAACAGCCATTGTACCGCCGCTTACCTAAGCTGAAGGGCTTTCCGATTGTTAATCAGAAGATTTACACTACGATTAATGTAGAGAAGCTAGCTTCCCTTCCCGCTAATACGGAAGTAACTTTGACCTCATTGAAAGCCGCAGGTATCCTGACTGCTGTCAAAGGGCCATTGAAAGTTTTAGGTAACGGGGAATTGAGCATTCCGCTCAAGGTACAAGCGGCAGCTTTCACTGTTTCAGCTCGTAGCAAAATTGAGGCAGCTGGTGGTAGTTGTGAAGTCTTATGA